From Streptomyces sp. NBC_00370, a single genomic window includes:
- a CDS encoding MBL fold metallo-hydrolase, whose product MTEQGEQTGLPDRTGLTGAPPRPVGEHRLWPRSFADRLTAPLPGVLGMARLAREGAVRPGADGLRDIPHLPYAPGPLPVVDTSTVAVSWAGHASWVIRAGGLTVLTDPVWSRRIFGTPARITPVGIPWDDLPAVDAVVISHNHYDHLDAPTLKRLPRDTPLFVPAGLARWCRRRRFTRVTELDWWESAELPAAGGGSVRFDFVPAHHWSKRSLTDTCRTLWGGWVIADPNGRRVYFAGDTGYGHWFKEIGARHPDIDLALLPIGAYAPRWWLSDVHTDPEEAVQACDDLGARNMAPMHWATFVLSAEPVLEPLTRVRAAWERTGRPREQLWDLPVGASRLLVP is encoded by the coding sequence ATGACGGAACAGGGCGAACAGACCGGTCTGCCGGACCGCACCGGCCTCACCGGCGCCCCGCCGCGCCCCGTCGGTGAACACCGGCTGTGGCCACGGTCCTTCGCCGACCGGCTGACCGCACCGCTGCCCGGCGTCCTCGGGATGGCGAGACTCGCCAGGGAAGGCGCGGTCAGACCGGGCGCCGACGGGCTCCGCGACATCCCGCACCTGCCCTACGCGCCGGGTCCGCTGCCCGTGGTGGACACCAGCACGGTCGCCGTCAGCTGGGCGGGGCACGCCAGTTGGGTGATCCGGGCCGGCGGCCTCACCGTCCTCACGGACCCCGTCTGGTCCCGCCGTATCTTCGGAACACCCGCCAGGATCACCCCCGTCGGGATCCCCTGGGACGACCTGCCCGCCGTCGACGCCGTCGTCATCAGCCACAACCACTACGACCACCTCGACGCACCGACGCTCAAACGGCTGCCGCGCGACACCCCGCTGTTCGTCCCCGCGGGGCTCGCCCGCTGGTGCAGGCGGCGCCGGTTCACCCGGGTCACCGAACTCGACTGGTGGGAGTCGGCCGAGCTGCCCGCCGCCGGCGGCGGCAGCGTCCGCTTCGACTTCGTACCGGCCCACCACTGGTCCAAGCGGTCCCTCACCGACACCTGCCGCACCCTGTGGGGCGGCTGGGTGATCGCTGACCCCAACGGCAGGCGGGTCTACTTCGCGGGAGACACCGGCTACGGCCACTGGTTCAAGGAGATCGGCGCCCGTCACCCCGACATCGACCTGGCGCTGCTGCCGATCGGCGCCTACGCGCCGCGCTGGTGGCTCAGCGACGTGCACACCGACCCCGAGGAAGCGGTCCAGGCGTGCGACGACCTCGGCGCCCGGAACATGGCCCCGATGCACTGGGCGACGTTCGTCCTCTCCGCCGAACCGGTGCTCGAACCGCTCACCCGGGTCAGAGCCGCCTGGGAGCGCACGGGGCGGCCACGCGAACAGCTCTGGGACCTCCCCGTCGGCGCCTCACGCCTGCTGGTGCCCTGA
- a CDS encoding DedA family protein: MSQLPPESTQQAVGYPSVFLLVTLGALVPVVPTGAVVSSAAVVAFHQTAPLSMLYIFLVSAFAAFLGDMALYWLGRRGVGSKNGSRWLEKIREHAPPDRLEQAQAKLQEHGVAVLVLSRLVPAGRIPVMLACLLAKWPMRRFARGDVPACLAWAATYQLIGILGGSLFPEPWQGVVTAVVLTVVLSAAPTLWRKLRGPSGDAEGPEGPAGSGHQQA, from the coding sequence ATGTCGCAGCTGCCACCGGAGTCGACCCAGCAGGCGGTCGGCTATCCGTCGGTCTTCCTGCTCGTGACGCTCGGGGCGCTGGTGCCGGTGGTGCCGACCGGGGCCGTGGTGAGTTCGGCGGCCGTGGTGGCCTTCCACCAGACGGCCCCGCTGTCGATGCTGTACATATTCCTGGTCTCCGCCTTCGCCGCCTTCCTCGGCGACATGGCGCTGTACTGGCTCGGGCGGCGCGGGGTCGGTTCGAAGAACGGCTCCCGGTGGCTGGAGAAGATCAGGGAGCACGCCCCGCCCGACCGGTTGGAGCAGGCGCAGGCCAAGCTCCAGGAGCACGGGGTGGCGGTGCTGGTGCTGTCACGTCTGGTGCCGGCCGGACGGATCCCGGTGATGCTGGCGTGCCTGCTGGCGAAGTGGCCGATGCGCAGGTTCGCCCGGGGCGACGTGCCGGCCTGTCTGGCCTGGGCCGCGACGTACCAGCTGATCGGGATCCTGGGCGGCTCGCTCTTCCCCGAGCCCTGGCAGGGCGTGGTGACGGCCGTGGTACTGACGGTCGTGCTCAGCGCCGCGCCCACGCTGTGGCGCAAGCTGCGCGGTCCTTCCGGGGACGCGGAGGGACCCGAAGGGCCGGCCGGGTCAGGGCACCAGCAGGCGTGA